Part of the Lutra lutra chromosome 4, mLutLut1.2, whole genome shotgun sequence genome is shown below.
GGAGCGGCTAGCCCCGGACCAGCAGAGCTGTGGGCTGTGCTGTGCAGATTCACAGGCAGCTGCCTGGGGGGGTACCTGATGGACGGGGTGGCCGCTGATGAGAGTGCAGAGAGGCGGGGCGGGCCTCCCCTCTCCACTCAGGGCTTCAGCTCCTGGCTCTTGCTGCCAAGGACATGTGGGTCCCTGGCTAGTAAGGAGGTGAGCGATGGGGAGAGAGCCTGCGTTGCCAACGGCTGCCCAGGGGTTCTATCCCTGTCCTGGGGACGGCCAGCCCCTCATGGAGGGgcccaggggtacctgggtgcggACACTGAGATGGGCCAGGGATGGACAAGCACCTGCTGAATGTGCTTGCCGGGAGCAGGATGAAGTCTCTGTGCCACAGGGCCCTGGGACCTTGCCCCATTTCACGACTTGGCTCACGGGCAGGGGCCGCTTCTCTGGGTTTCCCATGAATGCTGATCCTGCCCCTTATCTGCCCTGCCTTCTGCACCTCGACATCTGGGTGAGGCCCGGCTGGACACAGGTGTATCTCAGCTGAGGGTAAAGCAGAGATGCTCCCGGCAGAGCGAGGTGACAGGGGAGGAGTAGACTGCCGCGGCCCGCATCCTCTGCCATGGCCTGTGCACCGCAGGCTTGAAGCATGGCCTGGGTGGGCCACGCTGGGCCCGGGGCTCCAGTCAAGCTCAGCGAGCAGAGGACAGTGTTCTCCCCATTCCTGGGGCACCCACACATCTCCATGGGGGGACTGACGGGTGCtggctgccctcctcccccaccccggcccgcTGGCCCTCAGGGCAGATCCAGCAGGGAATGCTTGGCATAAAGCTCCTGGGAGACACTGTAGACTCGCTCAATGAAGGGCAGGGCCTCGCCCAGCATCTCCACAGCCTGCTGTGGGGATCCCACGTTCATGGCCTCCAGGAAGACCTTGCGTGTGGGCAACGTACAGAAGGCCACAGTGACAGCCCGGCGGATAATCCAGGGGTGGTAGGCCGCCAGCGAGGCGTTGTAGGAGTCGGTGCAGAGCACAGCAGTGCGGGCGTCCTCGGGGCTGGTGCGCAGGCCTTCCAGGAAGAGCTGTAGCCAGCGCAGGGCACGGTGCAGCCGAAGCACCGTCCGGCAGCCCGAGTCCGGGTGGCGGGAGCGCCGCGTCAGGTCCACCAGCTGGTTGCCCACCTCATAGGCCACCATGGCCTGCAGGCTGTTGTAGTGCTCCCGCTGGGGGCCGCTGCGCAGACGCTCCATGATCTGCAGCTTCGCTGTGACATCCTTTGAGATGAAGGAGAAGATGGCACCCAGACTGTTCAGGAACCTGCTCAAGGGGAAGCAGGAGTTCAGCCCGGGTGcaggggagcctgcccccccgccTCCTGGAGCACACGCGCCCCCACAGGAGCTGCTGGCCAAAGGGTGAGTGAGAGCGACTGACCAGCCCCAGGCAGGCGGGAGCCGGCTGTGCCTAGCACCCAGCACAACACATGGGAGGGGTGGGGCCCCACAAGGCAGTGCCCCCCCCAAGCACCTGACTAGACCCCTCCAGCCGGCGAGGTAGTGATCCAGCAGCACCTCCTCCTTCTCGTTGAGACACTGCTTGAAACTGACCAAGACGACCCTCAGGTTGAAGTCCGACTCCAAGCCATCCATTTCTCAAT
Proteins encoded:
- the CPTP gene encoding ceramide-1-phosphate transfer protein, with amino-acid sequence MDGLESDFNLRVVLVSFKQCLNEKEEVLLDHYLAGWRGLVRFLNSLGAIFSFISKDVTAKLQIMERLRSGPQREHYNSLQAMVAYEVGNQLVDLTRRSRHPDSGCRTVLRLHRALRWLQLFLEGLRTSPEDARTAVLCTDSYNASLAAYHPWIIRRAVTVAFCTLPTRKVFLEAMNVGSPQQAVEMLGEALPFIERVYSVSQELYAKHSLLDLP